The following are encoded in a window of Ricinus communis isolate WT05 ecotype wild-type chromosome 4, ASM1957865v1, whole genome shotgun sequence genomic DNA:
- the LOC8289489 gene encoding sulfiredoxin, chloroplastic/mitochondrial isoform X2: MSNFVVRVGAAANLRSLSVSASSNGAAPGNDKSKTQNGGPVIVELPLDKIRRPLMRTRANDPTKVQDLMDSIEQIGLQVPIDVLEVDGVYYGFSGCHRYEAHQRLGLPTIRCKVRRGTKETLRHHLR, from the exons ATGTCAAATTTTGTTGTGAGAGTGGGAGCAGCAGCCAACCTGAGGAGCCTCTCTGTCTCAGCTTCATCAAATG GGGCTGCTCCAGGAAATGATAAAAGCAAAACTCAAAATGGAGGGCCAGTGATTGTGGAGCTTCCACTGGATAAGATAAGGAGACCCCTTATGAGAACTAGAGCTAATGATCCTACCAAAGTTCAAGACCTCATGGATAGTATTGAACAAATTGGCCTCCAAGTCCCT ATTGATGTGCTTGAGGTTGATGGAGTATACTACG GATTCTCAGGTTGTCACCGGTACGAAGCACACCAGCGACTTGGTCTCCCAACTATCCGCTGCAAAGTACGACGTGGAACAAAAGAAACATTGAG GCATCATCTCCGATAA
- the LOC8289489 gene encoding sulfiredoxin, chloroplastic/mitochondrial isoform X1, translating into MSNFVVRVGAAANLRSLSVSASSNVSGAAPGNDKSKTQNGGPVIVELPLDKIRRPLMRTRANDPTKVQDLMDSIEQIGLQVPIDVLEVDGVYYGFSGCHRYEAHQRLGLPTIRCKVRRGTKETLRHHLR; encoded by the exons ATGTCAAATTTTGTTGTGAGAGTGGGAGCAGCAGCCAACCTGAGGAGCCTCTCTGTCTCAGCTTCATCAAATG tATCAGGGGCTGCTCCAGGAAATGATAAAAGCAAAACTCAAAATGGAGGGCCAGTGATTGTGGAGCTTCCACTGGATAAGATAAGGAGACCCCTTATGAGAACTAGAGCTAATGATCCTACCAAAGTTCAAGACCTCATGGATAGTATTGAACAAATTGGCCTCCAAGTCCCT ATTGATGTGCTTGAGGTTGATGGAGTATACTACG GATTCTCAGGTTGTCACCGGTACGAAGCACACCAGCGACTTGGTCTCCCAACTATCCGCTGCAAAGTACGACGTGGAACAAAAGAAACATTGAG GCATCATCTCCGATAA
- the LOC8289489 gene encoding uncharacterized protein LOC8289489 isoform X3, giving the protein MILPKFKTSWIVLNKLASKSLSLWFWRECSSAQKGKYDCIFILMPPFKLTLGFCCLLQIDVLEVDGVYYGFSGCHRYEAHQRLGLPTIRCKVRRGTKETLRHHLR; this is encoded by the exons ATGATCCTACCAAAGTTCAAGACCTCATGGATAGTATTGAACAAATTGGCCTCCAAGTCCCT ATCCCTCTGGTTTTGGAGAGAATGCAGCAGTGCACAGAAAGGGAAATATgactgtatttttattttgatgccCCCATTTAAGTTGACACTTGGTTTCTGTTGCCTGTTGCAGATTGATGTGCTTGAGGTTGATGGAGTATACTACG GATTCTCAGGTTGTCACCGGTACGAAGCACACCAGCGACTTGGTCTCCCAACTATCCGCTGCAAAGTACGACGTGGAACAAAAGAAACATTGAG GCATCATCTCCGATAA